In Puntigrus tetrazona isolate hp1 chromosome 18, ASM1883169v1, whole genome shotgun sequence, one genomic interval encodes:
- the cbln1 gene encoding cerebellin-1, with amino-acid sequence MMLTLVLGAVWLVCHAYAQNETEPIVLEGKCLVVCDSNPTSDPTGTALGISVRSGSAKVAFSVVRNTNHEPSEMSNRTMVIYFDQVLVNVGRSFDEERSNFFAPRKGIYSFNFHVVKVYNRQTIQVSLMHNGWPVISAFAGDQDVTREAASNGVLIQMEKGDRAYLKLERGNLMGGWKYSTFSGFLVFPL; translated from the exons ATGATGTTGACGTTGGTGCTAGGCGCAGTGTGGTTAGTGTGCCATGCGTACGCACAGAACGAGACAGAACCCATCGTACTGGAGGGGAAATGCTTGGTCGTGTGCGACTCAAATCCCACCTCGGATCCCACTGGGACGGCTCTTGGGATATCGGTGCGCTCGGGAAGCGCCAAAGTGGCTTTTTCCGTGGTGAGGAACACGAACCACGAGCCGTCTGAGATGAGCAATCGAACAATGGTGATCTACTTCGATCAG GTACTTGTGAACGTCGGTAGAAGTTTCGACGAGGAAAGGAGCAATTTCTTCGCCCCGCGCAAAGGGATATACAGTTTTAATTTCCACGTAGTGAAAGTGTATAATCGTCAAACGATCCAG GTGAGCCTGATGCACAACGGCTGGCCGGTGATCTCCGCCTTCGCCGGGGATCAAGACGTCACGCGCGAAGCGGCCAGTAACGGCGTTCTGATTCAAATGGAGAAAGGTGACCGCGCCTACCTCAAGCTGGAGCGAGGCAACCTGATGGGCGGCTGGAAGTACTCCACTTTCTCCGGCTTCCTGGTCTTCCCTCTGTAG